Proteins encoded together in one Astatotilapia calliptera chromosome 7, fAstCal1.2, whole genome shotgun sequence window:
- the tmed6 gene encoding transmembrane emp24 domain-containing protein 6, whose translation MSGSVCGSFKVHLFGSPGEFPSCRVFLSISSASICAARPVFPAEEETFQGWLIIFDLTAAQTLLSPFHVLDMLCWIPCFFLGFLFWGSAHGVPQTNARPDVTDQELFWGSDQYDFAIVLPAAGLECFWHFAHRGERFYLNFMVQWVMGVGHDRHLSVTVNTPSDLLLSTVDDAKGQINFEAAESGFYQMCFSNFHNRFGSMQVSLSFGVYYDTYQDPSKSEEEEKKKEEISKELNNTLSVIETTTHKVETYVFHMFRHYGFSRMRKSVDYFLLQSNSKYITWWSMALSLLIVTSGYLQLLFLKSLFVNNTGTEGEKPRC comes from the exons ATGTCGGGATCTGTCTGTGGAAGTTTCAAGGTTCATTTGTTTGGATCACCTGGAGAGTTTCCCTCCTGCAGGGTTTTCCTCTCTATCAGCAGTGCTTCCATCTGTGCAGCCCGTCCAGTTTTCCCAGCAGAGGAGGAAACATTTCAGGGCTGGTTAATCATTTTTGATCTAACTGCAGCACAGACTCTACTCTCACCCTTCCATGTTTTAGACATGCTGTGCTGGATTCCCTGCTTCTTTCTGGGCTTTTTATTTTGGGGCTCAGCTCATGGGGTTCCCCAGACAAACGCCCGCCCCGACGTCACAGACCAGGAGCTGTTCTGGGGTTCTGaccagtacgactttgctataGTGCTTCCTGCTGCTGGGTTGGAGTGTTTCTGGCACTTTGCTCACCGTGGAGAGAGATTTTACTTGAACTTCATG GTCCAGTGGGTGATGGGAGTTGGCCATGACAGACACCTGTCTGTCACCGTCAACACTCCGAGTGATCTGTTGCTGTCTACTGTTGATGATGCGAAGGGCCAGATCAACTTTGAGGCTGCAGAATCAG GTTTCTATCAGATGTGCTTCAGCAACTTCCACAACCGTTTCGGCTCGATGCAGGTTTCCCTCAGCTTTGGTGTTTACTATGACACCTACCAAGATCCCTCAAAgagcgaggaggaggagaagaagaaggaggagatcAGCAAAGAGCTGAACAACACACTGAGCGTCATCGAG ACTACGACCCACAAAGTGGAGACCTACGTCTTTCACATGTTCCGGCACTACGGCTTCAGTCGGATGAGAAAGAGCGTAGACTACTTCCTGCTGCAGTCCAACTCAAAGTACATCACCTGGTGGTCGATGGCCCTCAGCCTCCTCATCGTCACCTCTGGGTACCTGCAGCTACTCTTCCTCAAAAGCCTCTTTGTCAACAATACCGGCACAGAGGGCGAGAAGCCTCGATGCTGa